The following proteins are encoded in a genomic region of Alnus glutinosa chromosome 8, dhAlnGlut1.1, whole genome shotgun sequence:
- the LOC133874596 gene encoding uncharacterized protein LOC133874596, with protein sequence MHGMWVFLKKNVYCGSKVTDVVSWPGRSYTAKKGNLDCELVVHGTATPLREVIFRQSYTRTLLCGLKTGDPSRNIVEMIFQRASIDPSKPSRKIKAVLKVKNTAENVERFEKYRENVKKKAYEQYKRHPRSTVDGNELLRFYGTTMVCCRGKSNRVSELCKDPSCGVCRIIQSNFDTYYTRRNGVQLSTSSEDLIEDKIVTTRVENVRRAAIVCRTIAGSTVNMVVGEYEDFDSVGSSQFSSLERLTVLSPNAVLPCFVIVLD encoded by the exons ATGCATGGTATGTGGGTCTTCCTGAAGAAGAACGTTTACTGTGGAAGTAAGGTGACTGATGTGGTTAGCTGGCCCGGAAGGAGCTACACTGCTAAAAAGGGTAACCTGGATTGTGAGCTTGTTGTTCATGGGACTGCAACTCCGCTTCGGGAGGTGATTTTCAGGCAGAGCTACACACGAACACTTCTTTGTG GTCTTAAAACTGGAGACCCATCAAGAAACATTGTTGAGATGATCTTTCAAAGAGCGTCAATAGACCCCTCAAAGCCATCAAGAAAGATCAAAGCTGTCCTCAAGGTGAAGAACACTGCAGAAAATGTCGAAAGGTttgaaaaatatagagaaaatgtGAAGAAGAAGGCCTACGAGCAATACAAAAGGCATCCAAGAAGCACAGTGGATGGGAACGAGCTGTTACGATTCTATGGCACTACAATGGTCTGCTGTAGGGGAAAGTCAAATCGAGTCTCTGAGCTCTGTAAAGATCCCAGTTGTGGTGTCTGCAGAATAATTCAATCTAACTTTGACACATATTACACCAGAAGAAACGGGGTTCAATTGAGTACAAGCAGTGAGGACTTGATTGAGGACAAGATTGTCACTACAAGGGTGGAGAATGTAAGAAGGGCTGCCATAGTTTGCAGGACAATTGCTGGGAGCACAGTTAACATGGTGGTTGGGGAATATGAAGATTTTGATTCGGTTGGGAGTTCACAGTTTTCCAGCTTAGAACGCTTGACAGTGCTGAGTCCAAATGCTGTACTTCCCTGTTTCGTTATAGTTCTTGATTGA
- the LOC133875022 gene encoding scarecrow-like transcription factor PAT1, with protein sequence MQPSQKQRISNGLHRFSDQPVQESLSYCMPPIQNFDPNSCSEDSSHGTHPSALTFEQYCTLESSSGTSGYFVHNSPSTVSVSPNGSPISQPDSQSFPIDPHQSPDNICSSPVSGSCLTDDVDDLRHKIRELETAMLGPDLDILDVYPITNLVGPNQNQIPSQAEKWKQMMEMISRGDLKDVLCSCAKAIADNDMVTAEWLMSELRQMVSVSGEPIQRLGAYMLEGLVARLASSGSSIYKALRCKEPASAELLSYMHLLYEVCPYFKFGYMSANGAIAEAMKDESQVHIIDFQIAQGSQWVSLIQGLAARPGGPPQIRLTGIDDSTSAYARGGGLDIVGKRLSRLAESCKVPFEFNAAAISGTEIQLEDLGVRPGEAIAVNFAFVLHHMPDESVGSQNHRDRLLRLVKSLSPKVVTLVEQESNTNTAPFFHRFLETLNYYLAIFESIDVTLPREHRERINVEQHCLARDIVNIIACEGVERVERHELLGKWRSRFMMAGFTPYPLSSLVNATIKTLLENYCEKYTLEETDGALYLGWLNRVLVASSAWS encoded by the coding sequence ATGCAACCGTCTCAGAAACAAAGAATTTCAAATGGGTTGCACAGGTTCTCTGACCAGCCAGTGCAAGAGTCATTGTCCTATTGCATGCCCCCCATCCAGAATTTTGACCCCAACTCTTGCTCTGAAGATAGCAGCCATGGAACCCACCCTTCGGCCCTGACTTTTGAGCAATATTGTACACTTGAATCATCGTCAGGGACCAGTGGTTACTTTGTTCACAATTCTCCATCTACTGTCAGTGTCTCACCTAATGGAAGCCCAATTTCACAACCAGATTCTCAGTCATTCCCGATAGACCCACATCAATCCCCTGACAATATATGCAGCTCACCAGTCAGTGGATCTTGCTTAACAGATGATGTTGATGACCTGAGGCACAAGATACGGGAACTAGAAACTGCTATGTTGGGACCTGATTTAGATATTCTTGATGTATACCCTATCACAAACCTTGTTGGGCCTAACCAAAACCAAATTCCATCACAAGCGGAGAAGTGGAAACAAATGATGGAAATGATCTCCAGAGGGGACTTGAAAGATGTGCTTTGTTCTTGTGCGAAAGCAATAGCAGATAATGATATGGTCACAGCTGAATGGTTGATGTCAGAGTTACGTCAGATGGTGTCAGTTTCTGGTGAGCCAATCCAACGTTTAGGAGCTTACATGCTGGAAGGGCTTGTTGCAAGGTTGGCTTCTTCAGGAAGTTCTATCTATAAAGCCCTTAGATGCAAAGAGCCTGCCAGCGCTGAACTTCTCTCATACATGCACTTACTCTATGAAGTCTGCCCATACTTCAAGTTTGGGTATATGTCTGCAAATGGGGCTATTGCCGAAGCCATGAAGGATGAAAGTCAAGTCCATATAATTGATTTTCAGATTGCACAGGGCAGCCAGTGGGTGAGCTTAATTCAGGGTCTTGCTGCAAGGCCTGGAGGGCCACCACAGATTCGTCTCACGGGCATAGACGATTCCACATCAGCTTATGCCCGAGGAGGGGGGCTTGATATTGTTGGGAAGAGGTTATCAAGGCTTGCCGAGTCATGTAAGGTACCCTTCGAGTTCAATGCTGCTGCAATTTCTGGCACTGAGATTCAACTTGAAGACCTTGGAGTTCGACCCGGTGAAGCCATTGCAGTGAATTTTGCCTTCGTGTTGCACCACATGCCTGATGAAAGCGTGGGCAGTCAGAATCATCGTGACCGGCTATTGAGGTTGGTTAAGAGCTTGTCTCCAAAGGTGGTAACTCTTGTTGAGCAAGAATCCAATACCAACACTGCTCCATTCTTTCACCGTTTCCTTGAAACACTGAACTATTATTTGGCTATTTTTGAATCTATTGATGTGACTCTGCCAAGGGAGCACAGGGAGCGGATCAATGTTGAGCAGCACTGTCTGGCTCGAGATATTGTTAACATAATAGCTTGTGAGGGGGTTGAAAGAGTGGAACGCCACGAGCTTCTTGGAAAATGGAGATCACGGTTTATGATGGCTGGGTTTACACCTTATCCATTGAGCTCCTTAGTGAATGCTACGATCAAGACCCTGCTGGAGAACTACTGTGAGAAGTATACACTTGAAGAGACAGATGGAGCGCTATATTTGGGCTGGTTAAACCGAGTTTTGGTTGCCTCCTCTGCATGGAGTTGA
- the LOC133876449 gene encoding uncharacterized protein LOC133876449, protein MRPPFLSDPPVQFLSQLPILLYSLAMEALLPSLSSSLPLTVPPSNNTLFKPKSIASTANLLSQKRCIIFNGNRKSTATIAAINDVSAATTPAEAEVTWQIVVGVIAGITPFVVAGIEFSKRIIAQKRCEVCGGSGLVLRDKKYYFRCPGCGGFLPWQSWKRFFSG, encoded by the exons ATGAGGCCCCCGTTTCTCTCAGACCCCCCGGTTCAGTTTCTATCTCAGCTACCTATCCTCCTCTACTCTTTAGCCATGGAAGCTCTACTTCCATCACTTTCTTCATCACTACCACTCACTGTTCCACCTTCAAACAACACCCTCTTTAAACCCAAATCCATAGCATCTACAGCCAATCTTCTTTCTCAAAAAAGATGCATCATTTTTAATGGAAACCGAAAATCAACGGCTACTATTGCGGCGATTAATGATGTTTCCGCCGCAACAACTCCGGCCGAAGCCGAGGTCACCTGGCAAATTGTCGTCGGAGTTATAG CTGGGATTACACCTTTTGTGGTGGCAGGAATAGAGTTCAGCAAAAGAATT ATTGCACAGAAAAGATGTGAGGTATGTGGAGGCTCAGGGCTTGTTCTTAGAGACAAGAAGTACTATTTTCGATGCCCCGGATGTG GTGGGTTTCTGCCATGGCAGTCGTGGAAACGATTCTTTTccggctaa